Within Mongoliitalea daihaiensis, the genomic segment ATAGGTTTAAAATCTGGTGCTATTGCTTCATCTGTAGGGCATGACTCCCACAACATCATTGCGGTAGGAGTTGACGATCGCTCCATTTGCCAAGCAGTAAATGAATTGATCGCGGTCAAAGGAGGGGTAGTGGCTGTTGATGGCGACAAAACGATGGTACTCCCGCTCCCAGTAGGTGGAATCATGTCTGCTGAAGATGGATACGAAGTAGCCAAAGCCTATACCGCTATTGATCTGATGGCCAAAGAAATGGGTTCGACCCTTCAAAGCCCATTTATGACGCTCAGCTTCATGGCCTTACTGGTGATCCCAGACCTCAAACTCAGTGATAAAGGTTTGTTCAATGGAAAGGAGTTTACTTTCACAGATTTGTTTTTGTGATTATCCGCAATTAAGCATAAGTCAACATAATATCCGAACTATTGCGGATAATGGACCACAGTCAACTGTCCACTGTCAACAGATGCTTGAAAGCATAATGAATCTATTCATTTGTTTAGCTACTGGAATAAAAGCGGGTAATCATATTTGTTTTTATAAAGAAACACCAAAACTGCGTCAAAGGGATCGGATTGAAAAAATCCATCCTAAAAATCAACCAATTGTAAAAAAGTGAAGAAAATTTAATCAGAATTTTATTCGGTAAAATATGATATTTATTTACTTTTCTTCCTCATAATTGAAAACTGATTTTCCCTTATTTGTCAAAAAAATCAAAGCCTGGAATCCTATTTGAATTACTAGCTTGCGGGCAAAACCTTCAACATCCACAGGAAGTTTGTATATTTGATAGGTATAAACCCAAGTATAACTAGAGAATACATATGATGAATTTTGAGATGAATGAGAATCAGCAGATGATTGCTCAGATGATCCGTGATTTTGGAGCGAAAGAAATTACTCCATTTAGAAAAGAGTGGGACGATAATCAGCACTTTCCTTTGGAGCTTTTTAAGAAATTGGGAGAGCTCGGATTGATGGGTGTATTAGTCCCTACGGAATATGGAGGCTCAGGATTTGGTTACTTTGAATACGTAACAGCAATTGCAGAATTGGCAAAACTTGATCCCTCCGTTGGTTTATCCATGGCTGCACACAATTCACTTTGCACCGGACATATTATGATGTTTGGAAATGAGGAGCAAAAACAAAAATACCTACCAAAACTAGCTACTTGTGAGTTTTTAGGAGCTTGGGGTCTTACAGAGCCTAATACAGGTTCAGATGCAGGCAACATGCGAACAGTTGCTGTAAAAGACGGTGAATACTACGTGATCAATGGAGCCAAAAATTTCATTACACACGGAGTTTCGGGTGATGTTGCAGTGGTAATTGCTCGAACAGGTGAAGTGGGGGATTCTCATGGCATGACCGCCTTTATCATTGAAAAAGGAACTCCAGGCTTCAAAGGTGGAAGAAAAGAAGATAAACTAGGAATGCGCGCTTCTGAGACAGCGGAATTGATTTTTGAAGATTGCAGGGTACATGAAAGCCAAATTTTGGGTGAAGTTGGGGAAGGTTTTATTCAGTCTATGAAGATCTTAGATGGAGGCAGAATTTCCATAGCAGCCTTATCATTAGGTATTGCGGAAGGTGCCTTGGAAGAGTCCATCAAATACTCCAAAGAGCGTGAGCAATTCAATCAGCCTATTTCGAAATTCCAGGCTATTTCCTTCAAGTTGGCAGATATGGCTACTCAAGTAGAGGCAGCACGATTGCTAACATTCAAGGCTGCCGATTTAAAGAACCGAGGTCAAAAGGTTACCTTGATGGGAGCGCAGGCCAAATACTATGCCTCTGAGGTGTCCGTAAGTGTGGCCAATGAAGCCGTACAGATATTTGGAGGCTATGGCTTTACCAAAGATTATCCAGTAGAAAAATACTACAGAGACTCCAAACTATGTACCATCGGTGAGGGTACTTCTGAAATCCAAAAACTGGTAATTTCTCGTGAGATCTTGAGATAATTGCTTAAAAAGTAAAAATGATTCATTTGCCCCTTCTGATAATAAAAAATTGGAAGGGGCATTTTTTATTAGGCTCTGCAAGACAAACGTAACAACCTTCAAAGGGAAGACAGAGGAGAAGAGGTTTTCATCCAACCCACCGATCTATCGATCTAATTTATGCAAAACAGCCCACGCTTGGATTACAGAGGATGCAACAGAGTTCAGATATGTATTGATTGATAGGCTACCAATTTACTGGTTTACCCACCCACAATTAGTGGATAGAAAAGACAAAATCAACCCCCACCTTTATTGGTTTGTATAGGGATAATCCCCTAACCACTGCCAAAAATTATCCTTATGTATCACTTGCGTCGTCACTGGATTATACGATTCCACAAAACTTGTTGGAAACTTTGATTTGGCTTTTGGATTCCATTTGAATTCGAACGCAAAAATTTTCCCATCAATCTCTTCCACATAGTCTATTTCCTGCCCACGGGTGGTTCTCCAAAAATAGGTTTTCCCATAAAAGCCATTGTAAGAAAGTAATTTTTGGCGTTCGGAAATCAAGAAGTTTTCCCATAATTGGCCGATGTCGTTCCGATTGCTTAATGCAGCATAATTCCCTATGATGGAGTTTCTCATCCCATTATCAATAAAGAAAATTTTTCTGCTGCTACTTATTTCGGAGCGTAGATTTCGGCTAAATGGATTCAGTTTGAATACAATGAATGCTTTTTCCAATAATTCAATGTAAGCAGATACAGTGGATTTATCAGCTTGAACAGTTCGACTTAATTCATTGTAGCTCACTTCAGAACCTACCTGCCAAGCCAACGCTTGAAGAAGCTTATGAAGTAGTTCAGGCCTCCTTATTCCTTTAAAATTCAACAGGTCTTTGTAAAGGTAGCTTGAAGAAAGATTTTGAAGTAAAGCAATTTCCTCTCCCGTATTGGATATTATTTCGGGATACGATCCAAACACAAGTAGCTTTTCCAGCTTTGGCAATGCTTTGGCAAGTCCTTGCCAATCAGTTAATTCCTGCCATGATATAGGAAATATTTTATACTCCCACTTCCGACCTGTTAAGGGCTCATTTACAGAGCTAGCCAATTCCAAGGAGGATGAACCTGTTACAATTAGTTGGATACCAGTGAAATGGTCTGCCATTAACTTTAATGTCAATCCGATTTCAGGGATGCGCTGAGCTTCATCAATGATAATTACCTTATGTTTGCCAATAAAACTCTTTAAAAATTCAAGATTAGGATTCGATAAAAATTCGACCGTTTGAAATTCATCACCAGTTAATAGCAAATAGTCATGACCTAACTGGGAAGCCAATTCTTCTACCAATGTTGTCTTACCAACTTGTCTAGGTCCAAGAAGTATGATGACCTTTTTCCAATCTACTCGTTTGGAAAGTTCGCTATGGAGAATCCGCTTAATATGCATAATCAGCGATTATAATCCCCAAATATACGTATATTTAGGGATTATAATCACCAAATATCCATATTTTCAGGGATTATAATTTTGGATAATACATAAAACGATACGTCCCCTAGTTTTTTTCAAACACATGCAAGCCAAATCAAAGGCAAAACAATTTAATCCATCAATTGAAGCTTCCCCCTATACACCGTAAAGCTTTCATCTTCCTTATCTTTGCTTAGAGGCTTCATCCACCAGAGTTCTTCATCGATCACCCTGTAGCTATCGTTCCACATGGCAGGGCGTGATACTGGAAAAACCTTCCCATCGACAAGGGCAACTGTTTTCCATTGCTGCTGCTGTCGTACAGATATTTTCAATGATTCATCGGCACTACCATTCTTGACTTTTTCCCAATCAGGTAAAGCTGATGGAGATGGCCCTGGCTTGTAATGAATTAAGAAGACTTCTCCGACCATTTCCAAACTTTCGATGGATGAAGGAAAAGGAAAACCCAATTGAGTTCCATTGAGTACACCGTAAGGAACTTGGCCATATTCCAAGCCTTCATTTTCATAAAATTCATCCAACTCCAAGCGTTGGCTGGATTCAAGAACAGGAATTTCACCTTTCCATGAGTAGGTATAGAGCACAGGCTCATTCTGAAACATCAGGTAAAGCTTTTCCTTTGATTGGTCAAAGAAAAATCGCGGACGAAAATCTTCAAATGGATAGGCAAGGCCTGCCAAAAATTTACTCTCGTTCGGAAAAGGGATCAGTTGTTTTGTCTCTCGAGTTTCCAAGTCAGTCATCAAAAGATTCATACGCTTTTCGAAAAACGCTTGCCCCACTTCCTGAATGTCATCCATCAGGTCTAAATGATGCAGGACATATGTCTTCCCATTCTTTCCAATTACTTGGTTTTTGCGGAAGATATTGATAAACCCATGAAACCCTGTCTGGTATTGATACACGCGATTTTGGAGAAGTACTTCGCCTTCCCGAGAAAAAACGATGAGCCCATGAACCTTGTCAGTGATGAGCAAATTACCCTCTGGGGTCAAAGAGAGATTGTCAGCAACCATGCTAAAAACCCCAGGAACATCGCCCGTTTTAGCCCATTCAGTTACAGGCTTACCAGTCCTATCAAACACAAAAATCTTAGATGCCCCAGCATCTCTGAAGAAAAGATATTCCTCCGTAGCATATTGAAACAAAAACAACGAAGCCAACACATCTTCTACTTGAACACTATCGATAACGACGATTTCAAAGGCTAGCTTGGATGAATCGTTTGCTTTTGACGATTCATTTCCTTGACAAGAAGCCAGGAAAGCGGAAAAAACCAGCAACAAGGTGGCTCGATAAAAATTATAAAATACCCTCATAATTCGTTTATTAGTGATCATCTCAAATTTATAGAAAACCGCCTAAAAAAAATTGTAATTGAATAAGCTTTTAAGATTCTTTTAAATTTAATGGGTTTTGGTTACATTGAATCAAAGAGAAAAAATCATCCTCATCACAAAAAAAAACCCTTATGAAATTCCTTTTCCAAAATCAAAAACGTGCATTACAAGCCGCTCTATTGATTGTTTGTACACTCTTGGGCATAGCGCCGACTTTTGCCCAACAAGGATTTGTAGGTATTCAGAACACGACTAGGCGTGGGCTCCTGCATGCCACCATGAATCCGGCGGAGATCAGCAATCTTCACCGGAAGGTGGAAGTCAATCTTTTTTCCATAGCGGGAAATGTGAGTAATGATGTACTTTCCTTTAGTGATTTTCTCGGAGATGAAGAGATTACAGAGATCCTGTTTAATAGGGTAGATGGACCTGTGAATGTACGAACAGACATCGGAATTATGGGGCCATCAGTGGGGTTTAGGGTAGGTAAATGGGGTTTTGGGGTAACCACACAGGGTTTTGTTCGAACAGATGTGATTGATTTTGATGCGAATTTGGGCCGAAGTATTACTACTGCCACAGATGGGCAATCATTTGTGGAAAGCACCTTAAACCTTACTTCCAATCAACGGATCAATCTTGCCGCTTGGACAGAATTTGGATTGATGGCAGGTAGAGAAGTTTTCCAAAATGAAAATCACCGAGTCTCTGTGGGAGGGGGCATTCGACTACTCATGCCAAGTGCGTACTTCAATGCAGGGATTGAAAATATTCAGGGAACACTTCGAATCGACCAAAATTCTTCGGTAATCACCAATGCAACTGGTCGGCTAAATTTCAATTATTCTGGGGTGATTTTTGATGAATCATTGGATGAATTCAATCTCAACGCCTTGTCCTTTGGGAGTATTTCGGGCCTTGGACTGGATTTGGGCTTATCTCATGAATGGATAAAAGATGGGGTAGTCAAGGCAAGCTCCGGTTTTTCTTTCAAAGGAATGGGGTCTTTGGACTTTGGTGCCAATCAGGTCAATCATAACTACAGCATGAATATACCATCTGGTCAAAGTTTTGATTTGAATCAATTGGAGGGAAGCTTCGAGGATATTGAAAACCAATTACTAGCTTCAGGATTTTTTACCAAAACATCTGACGGAGATTATAATCCAAACTTACCCAGATTATTGACGGCTTACACGGATCTTCGGCTCTCAAGAATATTTTATCTGAGCTTATTCAGTCAGTTCAATCTTGGAAACACCAGTAAAAACGAACAGATCGCTGCCCAAAACCTCTTTGCCATAACTCCACGTGTAAAGTTCGGTATATTTGAAATCTTCTCTCCTTGGATGAGTACAGAGATTGCCGGTATATCGGGAGGACTGGGACTTCGGGCAGGAGGCTTCTTCATTGGAAGCAATTCCGTACTGACAGGATTCTTAAATGACACTAATCAGGCAGATGCGTATGTTGGCTTTAGTTTTGGATTTGGCAGGTAAATTATACCATCCCCCCTACTCCCAGCAATAAATAAATTCCCGCTGCTATGGCTGCGCCTAAAACAGGACCTACTATGGGCACCCAGCTGTATGCCCAATCACTACTGCCTTTTCCTTTGATCGGAAGCAGCTGATGCATCAGGCGAGGACCAAAGTCTCTTGCTGGATTGATGGCGTAGCCAGTCGTCCCCCCTAAACTCAAACCGATCACCCATACCAAAAAAGCCACCGGCAGCGCTCCTAAAGAGCCTAAACCTATCGGAGTTCCACTTCCATCCTGCAATACAGGCTCGGTGGAATACAAAATCACGATAATCAAAACAGACGTCCCAATGATCTCGGAGAATAAATTGGAAGGTAAATTACGGATAGCAGGTGCTGTTCCAAAAGGAGCGAATTTCAATCCAGGGTCATCCGTGGCATCAAAGTGATCTTTATACATCAACCAACAGATACCCGATCCAAACATAGCTCCCAAGATCTGTGCGAATGCATATTTCGGCACCTCGGCCCAAGGAAAATCGCCTGCAATGGCTAAGGCAATACTGACGGCAGGATTCAAATGTGCCCCACTATAAGGGCCCGCGACCACTACTCCAATGAAAACACCCAAAGCCCAAGCCGTGGTAATGACTATCCATCCACTGCCATTTCCTTTGGTTCCTTGCAAAACCACATTGGCAACTACCCCGGAACCCATTGCCAATAGCAAGGATGTTCCTACAAATTCTGCTACAAATGCATCCATTATTCTATCCAGTTTTTAGCACGCTCCACGGCTTTATGCCAAAAATGTAAAAATTTCTCCACTTGAGCTACATCCATTTGGGGCTCAAATGATCGGTCCGCTTTCCAAAGTTCTTTCAACGCATCCTCATCTTTCCAAAAGCCAACAGCCAAGCCTGCCAAAAAAGCTGCCCCTAGCGCCGTAGTCTCGATAATAGTGGGTCGCTGAATACTGCAATTAAGAATATCTGCCTGGAATTGCATCAAAAAATTATTGGCCGTAGCCCCTCCATCCACACGCATTTCTTTGGTTGGCTCTCCACTGTCTTTTTCCATGGCTTTGATCACATCATTCACTTGATAGGCGATCGCTTCTAAGGCAGCTCGGGCCATATGGGCCGCTGTAGTCCCACGGGTGATGCCAAAAAAAGCACCTCGGGCATTGGCATCCCAATGCGGCGCCCCCAATCCAGCCAAGGCAGGAACAAAGTAAACACCATCATTATCACCCAAACTTTTGGCCAATGATTCACTTTCTTTGGCCTCACTTAAAAGGTTTATCCCATCTCTCAACCATTGAATAGCAGCTCCTCCTATAAAAACTGAGCCCTCCAAAGCATATTGCATCTTTCCATTGATTTCCCAAGCTACAGTTGTTAGCAAGCGATTGCTGGATTTGACGGGAGTATCGCCCGTATTCATCATCAAAAAGCAACCTGTACCATAGGTGGTTTTGGCCATTCCAGCTTGGGTGCACAATTGTCCAAACAATGCCGCCTGCTGATCGCCCGCAATTCCTGCTATGGGGATTTTATGGGAAAGAATATCTCCTGAGGTAGTTCCATAGACTTCTGAAGAAGACTTTACCTCTGGCAAAACACTGGTCGGTATATCAAACAACTCCAATAATTCCTGATCCCATTGCTTCTCATGGATATTGAACAGCATGGTTCTGCTCGCATTACTTACATCGGTGACATGGGTTTGGCCTCCACTCAATTTCCAAACCAACCAGGTATCTACTGTCCCAAATGCCAATTCTCCTTTAGCAGCTTTTTCACGAGCCCCTTCCACATGGTCGAGAATCCATTTCAATTTGGTCGCAGAAAAATAGGCATCCACGATCAAACCTGTTTTGTCAGCGATCAACTCCGCTTTCCCCGCAAGCTTCAGCTCCTCACAATAAGAAGCAGTCCTTCGATCTTGCCAAACGATCGCATGGTAAATGGCTTTTCCAGTTGCTCTGTCCCAAACGAGGGTGGTCTCCCGTTGATTGGTAATCCCAATGGCAGCGATTTGGGACGCTTTGATACCCTGATTGGCCAAGGCTTCGATCATCACTGAAGATTGACTGGACCAAATCTCCTGCGGGTCATGTTCCACCCAACCGGATTTAGGAAAATACTGCTTAAAATCTTTTTGTTCCACAGAAACAATCTGTCCCTGTTTGTCAAATACAATCGCTCTTGAGCTTGTCGTCCCTTGGTCAAGGGCTAGGATATAGTGGGTCATAGGGGAGTGAACAGTTAGTAGTTGATTAGTGAGTAGTTGATTAAGTGATTAGTTGATTAAGTGATTAGTTGATTGGTGACTGAGCGAAGTCGAAGCCAGAATTGGGAAGTCGACATATTAGTGATTAGTGGGTTAAGTGATAATTTGATTAGTGATTAGGGGTCCATGACTAACTGCTGACAGTCAACGGCTTGATTATCTTAGATCTGACTATCATGTTTTATTACCTGAATTCATACTTGGTTCTTGACTCTTACTTCTTGAGTCAATGTCACGTCCTGAAATTACTTGACACTTTTTTCATCGTTTTTCTTTTGTCTCCAATGTTTTTGTTTCTTTTTAAATGGATAAATCCTAATTCTTATAGTATTCAAAGATTATCCCGGTATTTCGTCTGTTTCCTAGCATTCCATGGTAGTGGGTTAAAACCCACGTATATGAATCAGGGGATACTCATGTTTTCCCGGGTTAAAACCCGGGGCAATTAATGGAGTTAACTAGTTCAATCATAATTTTTCAATGCGAATTTTTCTGCGAATTCTGTGCATTCTGCGAGCTCTCGCATCTCGCTTCTATCATCCTCCTTCCAAGATATACTTCTTCCCTAGTTTTTCAAAATCTGCCAATTCTCCCGTGATCCAAGCTTCGTCTTTGCCCAGTTCTTGGGCCATAAGATTGGCTACCTGGGGGGCCATTCGTAGGGCTGCTCTGGCATCTAGGAGTAATACCCGCATGCGTCGGCTTAGAATATCTTCTACTTTCATTGCCATCTCATGACGGGTACTCCAAACTACTTCAGCCTGCGTGTAAGGATAATCGGGATGGAGTTGTTGTCCAAGTTCAGGGTTCTCTTGAATCATTTCTTGGATCTTCTTAGCATCCGAACCATAACTTCTCCAATGTCCATTTGCTGGATTTTCGGTATACCCATGATACTTGATATGGGCAGAAGCGGAGGCTGCCATTGATTGATCTGTTACCCTTGCAAATTCCTCCACGGTGTCTTCCCCCATTTTGCGGAAAGTTGTCCATTTCCCACCTGTGATGGAAATTAGTTTACTATCGGAAACAATTACCTTGTGCGAACGGGAGATTTCTTTCGTTTTGGTACTCCCTTCTTTGGGGGCTGCCAAGGGCCGCAGTCCTGCAAATACCGCTTTCACGTCTTTGCGAGTAGGCACTTTATCCAAGTATCCTTCAGCCGTTTCCAGAATAAAATCAATCTCCTTACTCAAAGCCTCTGGTTCCAATTTGGCTTTATCTCTCAAAGTATCTGTAGTACCTACGACCAACTTATCCAACCAAGGCACAGCAAACAGCACCCTACCATCAGAGGTTTTGGGTATCATTAGGGCATCTTTGCCCCCCAAAAACGATTGATCCAATACCAAATGAATTCCTTGGGAAGGTTGAATACTTTTAGGAGCTCCAGGCTGATCCATTTGCAGGATTTTATCAGCAAAAACTCCCGTAGCATTGACTACCATTTTTGTGCGAATTTTGTACTTCGTTTTACTAAGATTATCCTTTACTTGAAGGCCATTAATTTTACCAGAGGAATCTTTGCTAAGTGAGATTACTTGCATATAGTTAAGC encodes:
- a CDS encoding acyl-CoA dehydrogenase family protein; this translates as MNFEMNENQQMIAQMIRDFGAKEITPFRKEWDDNQHFPLELFKKLGELGLMGVLVPTEYGGSGFGYFEYVTAIAELAKLDPSVGLSMAAHNSLCTGHIMMFGNEEQKQKYLPKLATCEFLGAWGLTEPNTGSDAGNMRTVAVKDGEYYVINGAKNFITHGVSGDVAVVIARTGEVGDSHGMTAFIIEKGTPGFKGGRKEDKLGMRASETAELIFEDCRVHESQILGEVGEGFIQSMKILDGGRISIAALSLGIAEGALEESIKYSKEREQFNQPISKFQAISFKLADMATQVEAARLLTFKAADLKNRGQKVTLMGAQAKYYASEVSVSVANEAVQIFGGYGFTKDYPVEKYYRDSKLCTIGEGTSEIQKLVISREILR
- a CDS encoding ATP-binding protein, with product MHIKRILHSELSKRVDWKKVIILLGPRQVGKTTLVEELASQLGHDYLLLTGDEFQTVEFLSNPNLEFLKSFIGKHKVIIIDEAQRIPEIGLTLKLMADHFTGIQLIVTGSSSLELASSVNEPLTGRKWEYKIFPISWQELTDWQGLAKALPKLEKLLVFGSYPEIISNTGEEIALLQNLSSSYLYKDLLNFKGIRRPELLHKLLQALAWQVGSEVSYNELSRTVQADKSTVSAYIELLEKAFIVFKLNPFSRNLRSEISSSRKIFFIDNGMRNSIIGNYAALSNRNDIGQLWENFLISERQKLLSYNGFYGKTYFWRTTRGQEIDYVEEIDGKIFAFEFKWNPKAKSKFPTSFVESYNPVTTQVIHKDNFWQWLGDYPYTNQ
- a CDS encoding NHL repeat-containing protein, with the protein product MITNKRIMRVFYNFYRATLLLVFSAFLASCQGNESSKANDSSKLAFEIVVIDSVQVEDVLASLFLFQYATEEYLFFRDAGASKIFVFDRTGKPVTEWAKTGDVPGVFSMVADNLSLTPEGNLLITDKVHGLIVFSREGEVLLQNRVYQYQTGFHGFINIFRKNQVIGKNGKTYVLHHLDLMDDIQEVGQAFFEKRMNLLMTDLETRETKQLIPFPNESKFLAGLAYPFEDFRPRFFFDQSKEKLYLMFQNEPVLYTYSWKGEIPVLESSQRLELDEFYENEGLEYGQVPYGVLNGTQLGFPFPSSIESLEMVGEVFLIHYKPGPSPSALPDWEKVKNGSADESLKISVRQQQQWKTVALVDGKVFPVSRPAMWNDSYRVIDEELWWMKPLSKDKEDESFTVYRGKLQLMD
- a CDS encoding DUF5723 family protein, whose translation is MKFLFQNQKRALQAALLIVCTLLGIAPTFAQQGFVGIQNTTRRGLLHATMNPAEISNLHRKVEVNLFSIAGNVSNDVLSFSDFLGDEEITEILFNRVDGPVNVRTDIGIMGPSVGFRVGKWGFGVTTQGFVRTDVIDFDANLGRSITTATDGQSFVESTLNLTSNQRINLAAWTEFGLMAGREVFQNENHRVSVGGGIRLLMPSAYFNAGIENIQGTLRIDQNSSVITNATGRLNFNYSGVIFDESLDEFNLNALSFGSISGLGLDLGLSHEWIKDGVVKASSGFSFKGMGSLDFGANQVNHNYSMNIPSGQSFDLNQLEGSFEDIENQLLASGFFTKTSDGDYNPNLPRLLTAYTDLRLSRIFYLSLFSQFNLGNTSKNEQIAAQNLFAITPRVKFGIFEIFSPWMSTEIAGISGGLGLRAGGFFIGSNSVLTGFLNDTNQADAYVGFSFGFGR
- a CDS encoding MIP/aquaporin family protein, which translates into the protein MDAFVAEFVGTSLLLAMGSGVVANVVLQGTKGNGSGWIVITTAWALGVFIGVVVAGPYSGAHLNPAVSIALAIAGDFPWAEVPKYAFAQILGAMFGSGICWLMYKDHFDATDDPGLKFAPFGTAPAIRNLPSNLFSEIIGTSVLIIVILYSTEPVLQDGSGTPIGLGSLGALPVAFLVWVIGLSLGGTTGYAINPARDFGPRLMHQLLPIKGKGSSDWAYSWVPIVGPVLGAAIAAGIYLLLGVGGMV
- the glpK gene encoding glycerol kinase GlpK; translation: MTHYILALDQGTTSSRAIVFDKQGQIVSVEQKDFKQYFPKSGWVEHDPQEIWSSQSSVMIEALANQGIKASQIAAIGITNQRETTLVWDRATGKAIYHAIVWQDRRTASYCEELKLAGKAELIADKTGLIVDAYFSATKLKWILDHVEGAREKAAKGELAFGTVDTWLVWKLSGGQTHVTDVSNASRTMLFNIHEKQWDQELLELFDIPTSVLPEVKSSSEVYGTTSGDILSHKIPIAGIAGDQQAALFGQLCTQAGMAKTTYGTGCFLMMNTGDTPVKSSNRLLTTVAWEINGKMQYALEGSVFIGGAAIQWLRDGINLLSEAKESESLAKSLGDNDGVYFVPALAGLGAPHWDANARGAFFGITRGTTAAHMARAALEAIAYQVNDVIKAMEKDSGEPTKEMRVDGGATANNFLMQFQADILNCSIQRPTIIETTALGAAFLAGLAVGFWKDEDALKELWKADRSFEPQMDVAQVEKFLHFWHKAVERAKNWIE
- a CDS encoding glycerol-3-phosphate dehydrogenase/oxidase yields the protein MDRNKNLLRLQDENYLWDIAVIGGGASGLGVALDALSRGLSVVLVDKSDFAKGTSSRSTKLVHGGVRYLAQGDVFLVLEALKERGRLLQNAPHLTYNQPFIIPIYGWFDRLQYSVGLKIYDWMAGKLRLGKSKFISKKETKMRLPQIKEKGLMGGVVYHDGQFDDARLALSIAQTCDEMGGCMLNYMQVISLSKDSSGKINGLQVKDNLSKTKYKIRTKMVVNATGVFADKILQMDQPGAPKSIQPSQGIHLVLDQSFLGGKDALMIPKTSDGRVLFAVPWLDKLVVGTTDTLRDKAKLEPEALSKEIDFILETAEGYLDKVPTRKDVKAVFAGLRPLAAPKEGSTKTKEISRSHKVIVSDSKLISITGGKWTTFRKMGEDTVEEFARVTDQSMAASASAHIKYHGYTENPANGHWRSYGSDAKKIQEMIQENPELGQQLHPDYPYTQAEVVWSTRHEMAMKVEDILSRRMRVLLLDARAALRMAPQVANLMAQELGKDEAWITGELADFEKLGKKYILEGG